In one window of Candidatus Hydrogenedentota bacterium DNA:
- a CDS encoding PEP-CTERM sorting domain-containing protein has product MNSRLGLIAGIAVLLALVAGPAQASITYSASGSGGLSNLSASAEFAISGNNLIITLTNTASSPALEPADVLMGLFFSLDGATLTPVSAVLGGSSIVLYDSAPAGGVVGGEWAYASGINAPGDADQGVGAAGFDLFGSANFPGSNLFGQTGVQGMAYGIVPASGTTGGNAPVTGPNPFIQNSVVFTLSFTGDVTLDDISDVSFQYGTDLCEPNLPGTVVPEPASLSLLGIGIALMAMRRVLKKGGTN; this is encoded by the coding sequence ATGAACTCGCGATTGGGACTGATTGCAGGCATAGCAGTATTGCTGGCGCTTGTTGCAGGGCCCGCACAGGCTTCGATAACGTACTCGGCGTCAGGCAGCGGAGGTTTGTCCAACCTAAGTGCCTCGGCGGAATTTGCGATTAGCGGCAACAACCTTATCATTACACTCACCAACACCGCATCGTCTCCTGCATTGGAGCCGGCGGATGTCTTGATGGGCCTCTTCTTCTCGCTGGACGGCGCAACGCTGACTCCTGTTTCCGCCGTGCTGGGTGGAAGCAGCATCGTGTTGTATGACTCGGCTCCCGCTGGCGGAGTGGTCGGTGGCGAATGGGCCTACGCTTCCGGAATCAATGCCCCGGGCGATGCCGACCAAGGTGTTGGTGCGGCAGGTTTTGACTTGTTTGGATCGGCCAATTTCCCGGGCAGCAATCTGTTTGGCCAGACGGGCGTGCAGGGAATGGCCTACGGTATTGTCCCGGCGTCCGGTACAACCGGTGGCAACGCCCCCGTAACCGGCCCGAATCCATTTATTCAGAATTCAGTTGTCTTCACGTTGAGCTTTACAGGCGACGTGACACTGGACGACATTTCGGACGTGAGCTTCCAGTACGGTACGGACCTGTGCGAGCCGAACCTGCCGGGAACCGTCGTCCCCGAACCGGCCAGCCTTTCCCTACTGGGCATTGGTATCGCGCTTATGGCCATGCGCCGCGTACTCAAAAAGGGCGGTACAAACTAG
- a CDS encoding PEP-CTERM sorting domain-containing protein: MNARTKLIWGISLALALAVVPAGASITFSAAGSGALSNLSASAEFEISGSNLIITLTNTATSPALEPADILTAFFFSLNGVTLTPVSAVLGGSSVVLYDDAPVGGVVGGEWAYESGIAAPGGADQGISSTGLSGLFGASSDYFPGDNLDGEANVGGMAYGIVPASGTTGGNTPVTGPNPFIQDSVIFTLSFTGDLSLDDISDVSFQYGTSPSEPNLSVVPEPASLSLLGIGIAFMAVRRGMKKRSTM, translated from the coding sequence ATGAACGCGCGTACAAAACTGATTTGGGGTATTTCTCTTGCACTGGCGCTGGCGGTAGTTCCTGCCGGAGCCTCCATCACATTCTCCGCGGCGGGATCAGGTGCGTTGTCCAACTTGAGCGCATCGGCGGAATTCGAAATCAGCGGCAGTAACCTAATCATCACGTTGACCAACACGGCGACGTCGCCCGCATTGGAACCGGCAGACATCCTGACAGCCTTCTTCTTCTCGCTGAACGGAGTGACCCTGACTCCCGTTTCCGCGGTGCTGGGTGGCAGCAGCGTGGTGCTCTATGACGATGCCCCGGTAGGCGGCGTGGTCGGTGGCGAGTGGGCGTACGAATCCGGTATTGCCGCGCCGGGCGGGGCCGATCAGGGAATCAGTTCCACGGGTCTGAGCGGATTGTTTGGCGCGAGCAGCGACTATTTCCCGGGCGACAATCTGGACGGTGAAGCGAATGTCGGCGGGATGGCCTACGGTATCGTCCCTGCTTCGGGCACAACGGGCGGTAACACGCCCGTGACCGGTCCGAACCCCTTCATCCAGGATTCGGTGATATTCACGCTGAGCTTCACCGGGGACCTCAGCCTCGACGACATTTCGGATGTGAGTTTCCAGTACGGAACCTCGCCCTCCGAACCCAACCTGTCAGTTGTCCCTGAGCCGGCTAGCTTGTCGCTTCTGGGTATTGGCATCGCGTTCATGGCTGTGCGCCGTGGCATGAAGAAACGCAGCACG